The Vibrio tarriae genome includes a window with the following:
- the rsxA gene encoding electron transport complex subunit RsxA, translated as MTEYLLLLIGTVLVNNFVLVKFLGLCPFMGVSKKLETAIGMGLATTFVLTLASVCAYLVESYVLRPLGIEYLRTMSFILVIAVVVQFTEMVVHKTSPTLYRLLGIFLPLITTNCAVLGVALLNINENHNFIQSIIYGFGAAVGFSLVLILFASMRERIHVADVPAPFKGASIAMITAGLMSLAFMGFTGLVKL; from the coding sequence ATGACCGAATATCTTTTGTTGTTAATCGGCACCGTGCTGGTCAATAACTTTGTACTGGTGAAGTTTTTGGGCTTATGTCCTTTTATGGGCGTATCAAAAAAACTAGAGACCGCCATTGGCATGGGGTTGGCGACGACGTTCGTCCTCACCTTAGCTTCGGTGTGCGCTTATCTGGTGGAAAGTTACGTGTTACGTCCGCTCGGCATTGAGTATCTGCGCACCATGAGCTTTATTTTGGTGATCGCTGTCGTAGTACAGTTCACCGAAATGGTGGTGCACAAAACCAGTCCGACACTCTATCGCCTGCTGGGCATTTTCCTGCCACTCATCACCACCAACTGTGCGGTGTTAGGGGTTGCGCTGCTCAACATCAACGAAAATCACAACTTTATTCAATCGATCATTTATGGTTTTGGCGCTGCAGTTGGCTTCTCGCTGGTGCTCATCTTGTTCGCTTCGATGCGTGAGCGAATCCATGTTGCCGATGTCCCCGCTCCCTTCAAAGGCGCGTCCATTGCGATGATCACCGCAGGTTTAATGTCTTTGGCCTTTATGGGCTTTACCGGATTGGTGAAACTGTAA
- the rsxB gene encoding electron transport complex subunit RsxB, which produces MSTIVIAVIALAALAAVFGAILGFASIRFKVEADPIVDQIDAILPQTQCGQCGYPGCRPYAEAIANGDAINKCPPGGQATIEKLADLMGVEVQDSAHDLDNKVKMVAFIHEDMCIGCTKCIQACPVDAIVGGNKAVHTVIKNECTGCDLCVAPCPTDCIEMIPVQTTPESWKWQLNAIPVVNVTDSAPAAQKSAN; this is translated from the coding sequence ATGAGTACCATCGTCATCGCTGTTATTGCGCTGGCGGCATTGGCCGCCGTGTTTGGAGCCATACTCGGCTTTGCTTCGATTCGCTTTAAGGTAGAAGCCGACCCTATCGTGGACCAAATAGATGCTATCTTGCCACAAACCCAATGTGGCCAATGCGGCTACCCCGGATGTCGCCCTTACGCCGAAGCCATTGCTAATGGTGATGCGATTAACAAATGCCCTCCGGGTGGCCAAGCGACCATTGAAAAACTTGCAGACTTGATGGGTGTCGAAGTTCAAGACTCCGCCCACGATCTGGACAACAAAGTCAAAATGGTCGCCTTTATTCATGAAGACATGTGTATCGGCTGCACCAAGTGTATTCAGGCTTGCCCGGTCGATGCGATTGTGGGCGGTAACAAAGCCGTACACACAGTGATCAAAAATGAGTGCACGGGTTGTGACCTGTGCGTCGCGCCCTGCCCGACCGACTGTATTGAAATGATCCCGGTACAAACCACGCCAGAGAGCTGGAAGTGGCAACTCAATGCCATCCCTGTGGTCAATGTGACCGATTCTGCGCCTGCTGCGCAGAAAAGTGCGAATTAA
- the rsxC gene encoding electron transport complex subunit RsxC codes for MLSLIEQIKSGKLWDFPGGIHPFENKHQSNRQPIINASIPNELVLPLKQHIGKAGDLLVKVGDRVLKGQPLTEYTSTFMLPIHAPTSGVISAIEPRTVAHPSGLSEPCIVLTPDQQEEWFELQPQPDFQQLSPETLLELIRQAGISGMGGAGFPTAKKLQSGLSRTEILIINAAECEPYITADDVLMRQYAHEIIQGIEIVEHILKPKLTILGIEDNKPEAVAALQQAAQDKPMVIRVIPTKYPSGGEKQLIKILTNLEVPKGGIPADIGLMVQNVGSLQAIARAIVHGEPLIRRVVTLTGDCFRKPRNVWALLGTPVQALLNEFGYKADKKLPRLIMGGPMMGFTLPHAQVPITKTANCILAPTRNELTSSDNEMACIRCGQCAEACPVSLLPQQLQWHAKAEEFDKCEELNLKDCIECGACAYVCPSEIPLVQYYRQAKAEIRTRSLEAEAAERAKARFEEKKARMERDKAERENRFKQAAEDRRKEMQQQGGSDAIAAAIERVKAQKAQLEPTDNSVKPAIAAAIARAKAKQAEAAQSGASEPDNSEMAKLREERKRQARERKAQKGEVAEASTSDDADDKKSAVAAAIARAKARKAEQQETESAAQPAQATPSSDDADPKKAAVAAAIARAKARKAEQGTESAAQPAQATPSSDDADPKKAAVAAAIARAKARKAEQQETESTAQPEKATPSSDDADPKKAAVAAAIARAKARKAEQQETESAAQPEKATPSSDDADPKKAAVAAAIARAKARKAAQQSSSNLNAEEKD; via the coding sequence ATGTTGTCATTAATCGAACAAATCAAATCAGGTAAGCTTTGGGACTTCCCCGGCGGCATTCATCCGTTTGAAAATAAACACCAATCCAACCGTCAGCCGATTATCAATGCGAGCATTCCTAATGAGCTGGTACTGCCGCTTAAGCAGCACATTGGTAAGGCAGGCGATTTACTGGTGAAAGTGGGCGATCGCGTTTTAAAAGGCCAGCCGCTGACAGAATATACGTCGACCTTCATGTTGCCGATTCATGCGCCGACTTCTGGCGTTATTAGCGCTATTGAGCCGCGCACTGTCGCTCACCCTTCCGGTTTGAGTGAGCCGTGTATCGTACTAACGCCAGACCAACAAGAAGAGTGGTTTGAGTTGCAACCGCAGCCGGATTTTCAGCAGTTGTCCCCTGAAACACTGTTGGAGCTGATCCGTCAGGCAGGTATTTCAGGCATGGGTGGCGCAGGTTTCCCAACTGCGAAGAAACTGCAATCTGGGCTATCACGCACCGAAATCTTGATCATTAACGCCGCCGAGTGTGAGCCTTATATCACCGCAGATGATGTGTTAATGCGTCAATATGCCCATGAAATTATTCAGGGGATCGAGATTGTTGAACACATTCTAAAGCCCAAACTCACCATCCTCGGGATTGAAGATAACAAACCGGAAGCCGTTGCAGCGCTGCAACAAGCCGCGCAAGACAAACCGATGGTGATCCGCGTTATCCCAACCAAATACCCGTCAGGCGGTGAGAAACAACTCATCAAAATCCTGACTAACTTGGAAGTACCGAAAGGCGGTATTCCTGCCGATATCGGTTTGATGGTGCAAAATGTCGGCTCGTTGCAGGCGATTGCGCGCGCGATTGTGCATGGTGAACCGCTGATCCGCCGTGTAGTGACACTCACCGGTGATTGTTTCCGTAAACCACGTAACGTTTGGGCATTGCTCGGCACGCCTGTCCAAGCGCTGCTCAATGAGTTTGGCTACAAAGCCGATAAAAAGCTGCCGCGTCTCATCATGGGCGGCCCGATGATGGGCTTCACTCTGCCCCATGCGCAAGTGCCGATCACTAAAACCGCTAACTGTATTCTTGCGCCTACACGCAATGAGTTAACCAGTAGTGATAATGAGATGGCGTGTATCCGCTGCGGTCAATGCGCCGAAGCATGTCCGGTATCGCTATTACCACAGCAGTTACAGTGGCACGCGAAAGCTGAAGAATTTGATAAGTGCGAAGAGCTCAATCTAAAAGACTGTATTGAATGCGGCGCTTGTGCTTATGTCTGCCCGAGTGAAATTCCGTTGGTGCAGTACTATCGCCAAGCCAAAGCAGAAATTCGTACCCGCAGCTTAGAAGCGGAAGCCGCTGAACGAGCAAAAGCACGTTTTGAAGAAAAAAAAGCGCGCATGGAGCGGGATAAAGCGGAGCGTGAAAATCGCTTCAAGCAAGCGGCGGAAGATCGCCGTAAAGAGATGCAGCAGCAAGGTGGCTCCGATGCGATTGCGGCGGCCATTGAACGGGTTAAAGCCCAAAAAGCTCAGCTTGAGCCAACCGATAACAGCGTAAAACCGGCTATTGCGGCTGCGATTGCACGCGCCAAAGCCAAACAGGCAGAAGCTGCGCAAAGTGGTGCCAGTGAGCCTGATAATAGTGAAATGGCTAAACTGCGTGAAGAGCGTAAACGCCAAGCTCGGGAACGCAAGGCACAAAAAGGTGAAGTGGCTGAGGCATCAACCAGTGATGATGCGGACGATAAGAAATCGGCTGTCGCCGCCGCCATTGCTCGCGCTAAAGCACGTAAAGCGGAGCAGCAGGAAACCGAAAGCGCAGCTCAGCCAGCACAAGCCACACCAAGCAGTGACGATGCTGATCCGAAAAAAGCTGCGGTCGCCGCCGCCATTGCTCGCGCTAAAGCGCGCAAAGCAGAGCAGGGAACCGAAAGCGCAGCTCAGCCAGCACAAGCCACGCCAAGCAGTGACGACGCTGACCCGAAAAAAGCTGCGGTCGCTGCCGCCATTGCTCGCGCTAAAGCACGTAAAGCGGAGCAGCAGGAAACAGAAAGCACAGCTCAGCCAGAAAAAGCCACGCCAAGCAGTGACGACGCTGACCCGAAAAAAGCTGCGGTCGCCGCCGCCATTGCTCGCGCTAAAGCGCGTAAAGCAGAGCAGCAGGAAACCGAAAGCGCAGCTCAGCCAGAAAAAGCCACGCCAAGCAGTGACGACGCTGACCCGAAAAAAGCTGCGGTCGCTGCCGCCATTGCTCGCGCTAAAGCGCGTAAAGCCGCCCAACAATCATCATCTAATTTAAACGCTGAGGAGAAAGACTAG
- the rsxD gene encoding electron transport complex subunit RsxD — MAFFIASSPHLRSKRSTADVMRWVLACALPGLIAQTYFFGYGTLIQLLLAISVAVALEAGIMLLRKRSPTSALRDYSAVVTAWLLAVAIPPLSPWWVVVIGLIFAIVIAKHLYGGLGQNPFNPAMIAYVVLLISFPVQMTSWMAPIKLTAEPSSLVDSFSLIFGGFDSDGLSLQQIRTGIDGITMATPLDAIKTSLKAGHTMSETLTQPQFSGFAGIGWEWVNIAYLLGGLILLKLRIIRWHIPMAMLAGLVFTALLAQLFAPGTTASPMIHLLSGATMLGAFFIATDPVSASTTDKGRLIYGFFIGAMVFLIRSWGGFPDGVAFAVLLANMCVPLIDYYTKPRTYGH, encoded by the coding sequence GTGGCCTTCTTTATTGCTAGCTCCCCACATTTACGCAGTAAGCGCAGCACGGCTGACGTTATGCGTTGGGTATTAGCCTGCGCACTGCCCGGCCTGATCGCTCAGACTTACTTTTTTGGCTACGGCACACTGATCCAGTTACTGCTGGCCATCTCGGTCGCGGTGGCACTCGAAGCGGGCATTATGCTGCTGCGTAAACGATCACCAACCTCAGCACTGCGCGATTACAGCGCGGTGGTTACCGCATGGTTACTCGCGGTCGCTATCCCGCCCCTTTCACCATGGTGGGTCGTCGTGATCGGTCTGATTTTTGCGATCGTGATTGCCAAACATTTGTATGGTGGACTTGGGCAAAACCCTTTTAACCCAGCGATGATCGCCTACGTAGTGTTGTTGATCTCCTTTCCGGTTCAGATGACCAGTTGGATGGCGCCCATCAAATTAACCGCCGAGCCAAGCTCACTCGTAGACTCGTTCTCACTGATCTTCGGCGGTTTTGATAGTGATGGTCTATCGCTACAGCAAATCCGTACGGGCATCGATGGCATTACCATGGCAACCCCGCTCGATGCGATCAAGACCTCGCTCAAAGCAGGACACACCATGAGTGAAACCTTGACCCAGCCTCAGTTTAGTGGCTTTGCGGGTATCGGTTGGGAATGGGTCAATATTGCCTATCTACTCGGTGGCCTGATTCTGCTGAAACTGCGTATTATCCGTTGGCACATTCCAATGGCAATGCTGGCAGGTTTGGTTTTCACGGCGTTACTGGCACAACTTTTTGCACCGGGAACAACCGCGTCCCCCATGATCCACCTACTCTCAGGCGCAACTATGCTGGGCGCATTTTTTATCGCGACCGATCCGGTCAGCGCCAGCACGACGGATAAAGGCCGCTTGATTTACGGTTTCTTCATCGGTGCAATGGTGTTTCTGATCCGTAGTTGGGGCGGCTTCCCTGATGGTGTCGCCTTTGCCGTACTGCTCGCCAACATGTGCGTACCGCTGATTGACTACTACACCAAACCGAGAACTTACGGACACTAA
- a CDS encoding electron transport complex subunit E — translation MSENRTLMLNGMWNNNPALVQLLGLCPLLAVSSTVTNALGLGIATLLVLVGSNVTVSLVRDYVPKEVRIPVFVMIIASLVTCVQLLMNAYAYGLYLSLGIFIPLIVTNCIIIGRAEAFASKNDVLPAALDGFWMGLGMTSVLVVLGSLREIIGNGTLFDGADLLLGEWAKVLRIEVFHFDSAFLLALLPPGAFIGVGFLIAAKSVIDKQIAARQPKQQKQAIERARVTNI, via the coding sequence ATGAGTGAAAACCGAACTCTGATGTTAAATGGCATGTGGAACAACAACCCAGCCTTAGTGCAATTACTGGGATTGTGTCCGCTGCTCGCCGTTTCCTCCACCGTGACCAATGCCCTCGGATTAGGCATCGCCACGCTTCTTGTACTCGTCGGCTCGAATGTCACCGTCTCTCTCGTGCGTGATTATGTACCGAAAGAAGTCCGAATCCCCGTGTTCGTGATGATCATCGCTTCGCTGGTGACTTGCGTACAGTTACTGATGAACGCCTACGCTTACGGGCTTTATCTCTCGCTCGGCATTTTTATTCCGCTGATTGTGACCAACTGCATCATCATAGGTCGTGCTGAAGCGTTTGCTTCAAAAAATGATGTGCTCCCAGCCGCGTTAGACGGATTTTGGATGGGATTGGGGATGACCTCAGTACTGGTTGTGCTCGGATCACTGCGCGAAATCATCGGCAATGGCACGCTGTTCGATGGCGCGGACCTCCTACTCGGAGAATGGGCTAAAGTTCTACGCATCGAAGTGTTTCACTTTGACAGCGCCTTTTTGCTGGCACTGTTGCCCCCCGGAGCCTTCATCGGGGTGGGCTTTTTGATCGCCGCCAAAAGTGTGATTGATAAACAGATTGCCGCTCGCCAACCAAAACAACAAAAGCAAGCCATAGAGCGTGCACGCGTGACCAATATCTAA
- the nth gene encoding endonuclease III: MNNAKRIEILERLRANNPKPETELNWNSPFELLIAVLLSAQATDVSVNKATDKLYAVANTPQAMLDLGVDGVKEYIKTIGLFNSKAENVIKTCRILLEKHQGEVPEDREALEALPGVGRKTANVVLNTAFGWPTIAVDTHIFRVSNRSKFAVGKNVDEVEHKLLKVVPNEFKLDVHHWLILHGRYTCVARKPRCGSCIIEDLCEFKDKVYPES, translated from the coding sequence ATGAATAACGCGAAACGGATTGAAATTTTAGAACGGCTGAGGGCTAACAACCCAAAACCCGAAACCGAATTAAACTGGAACTCCCCCTTTGAGTTGCTGATTGCGGTGCTGCTCTCCGCGCAAGCGACCGATGTCAGCGTCAACAAAGCCACCGATAAACTTTATGCGGTGGCCAATACGCCACAAGCCATGCTTGATCTGGGTGTGGATGGGGTCAAAGAGTATATAAAAACCATTGGTTTATTTAACTCTAAAGCCGAAAACGTCATCAAAACTTGCCGTATTTTGCTTGAAAAACATCAAGGTGAAGTGCCGGAAGATCGTGAAGCATTAGAAGCGCTGCCCGGCGTTGGACGTAAGACCGCCAATGTGGTGTTGAATACCGCCTTTGGCTGGCCGACTATTGCGGTGGATACGCACATCTTTCGCGTCTCCAATCGCTCCAAATTTGCGGTCGGCAAAAACGTCGATGAAGTAGAGCACAAGCTACTCAAAGTCGTACCTAATGAGTTTAAACTCGATGTGCACCACTGGTTGATTCTGCATGGCCGTTACACCTGTGTCGCGCGCAAACCACGTTGTGGCAGTTGCATTATCGAAGATCTTTGTGAATTCAAAGATAAAGTGTACCCAGAAAGCTAA
- the gloA gene encoding lactoylglutathione lyase, which translates to MSNHRILHTMLRVGDLDKSIEFYTQVMGMSLLRKNENTEYKYTLAFLGYGDESQGAVIELTYNWGVADYEKGNAYGHIAIGVDDIYATCDTIKAAGGIVTREPGPVKGGTTHIAFVKDPDGYMIELIQNKQAHAGLEG; encoded by the coding sequence ATGTCCAACCATCGTATTTTGCACACCATGCTACGCGTCGGCGATTTGGATAAATCGATCGAATTCTATACTCAAGTAATGGGTATGAGCCTGCTGCGCAAAAATGAGAATACTGAGTACAAATACACCCTCGCCTTCTTAGGTTATGGTGATGAATCCCAAGGTGCAGTCATTGAGCTGACCTACAACTGGGGCGTGGCGGACTATGAGAAAGGCAACGCATACGGCCATATCGCGATTGGGGTTGATGATATTTATGCGACTTGCGATACCATCAAAGCGGCGGGAGGCATTGTAACCCGTGAACCAGGCCCAGTGAAAGGCGGGACAACTCACATCGCTTTCGTGAAAGACCCTGATGGTTACATGATTGAGCTCATCCAAAACAAGCAAGCCCATGCAGGTCTTGAAGGCTAA
- a CDS encoding DUF2753 domain-containing protein — protein sequence MNIKEWERHTLLADIAMQESDHLRSILHYQQALTVSQQLDESEEIDMEDRVMISVISCHNMAKFWRTMGDNQYELKYLQLASERVLTLIPQCHKPSCEAFIDSLGCCRKALLDFMKRHPNPEIAHMVQHIDTASKCEIIAQFRLN from the coding sequence ATGAATATAAAAGAGTGGGAAAGGCATACCCTATTAGCCGATATCGCTATGCAGGAGTCAGACCACCTGCGCAGCATTCTTCACTATCAACAAGCGCTCACCGTCAGCCAACAGTTGGATGAAAGTGAAGAGATTGACATGGAAGATCGTGTGATGATCTCGGTGATCTCTTGCCACAATATGGCCAAGTTTTGGCGCACCATGGGCGATAATCAATACGAGCTTAAATACCTACAACTGGCCTCAGAGCGCGTCCTCACGCTGATCCCTCAGTGCCATAAGCCGAGCTGCGAAGCTTTTATTGATTCTTTAGGCTGCTGCCGTAAAGCACTTCTCGATTTTATGAAGCGTCACCCAAACCCAGAGATCGCACACATGGTGCAACATATAGACACCGCCTCGAAATGCGAGATTATTGCTCAGTTCCGCCTCAATTAA
- the motY gene encoding flagellar protein MotY — protein MNKWVITSLFAISTLSASVASALEVRYVATPQQSTWQMATNTPLECRLVHPIPNYGDAEFSSRAGKKINLDFELKMRRPMGDTRNVSLVSMPPVWRPGEGADRITNLQFFKQFDGYIGGQTAWSLLSELEKGRYPTFSYQDWQSRDQRIEVALSSVLFQQPYNEFSDCISKLLPYSFEDISFTILHYDQGTSVELNKASQKRLAQIAEYVRYNQDIDLVLVSTYTDSTDTNNNSQNLSEQRAEVLREYFKSIGLPEDRIQVQGYGKRRPIADNASPIGKDKNRRVVISLGRTQV, from the coding sequence ATGAATAAATGGGTTATCACAAGTTTGTTTGCCATAAGCACCTTATCAGCGTCCGTCGCTTCGGCGTTGGAAGTGCGTTATGTGGCAACACCACAACAGTCTACGTGGCAAATGGCAACCAATACTCCGTTGGAATGCCGCCTTGTGCACCCGATCCCCAACTATGGTGACGCCGAGTTTTCGTCTCGCGCGGGCAAGAAAATCAATCTCGACTTTGAATTAAAAATGCGTCGCCCAATGGGGGATACCCGTAATGTCAGCCTAGTCTCTATGCCTCCGGTTTGGCGGCCGGGTGAAGGGGCAGATCGCATAACGAATCTGCAGTTTTTCAAACAGTTTGATGGTTATATCGGTGGGCAGACCGCGTGGTCGTTACTCAGTGAACTGGAAAAGGGGCGCTACCCGACCTTCAGTTATCAAGATTGGCAAAGCCGCGATCAACGTATTGAGGTTGCGCTCTCTTCAGTGCTGTTTCAGCAACCCTACAATGAGTTTAGTGACTGTATTTCCAAGCTATTACCTTACAGCTTTGAAGACATATCGTTTACGATTTTACACTACGACCAAGGCACCAGTGTTGAGTTGAATAAAGCGTCACAAAAGCGTTTGGCACAGATCGCTGAATATGTACGCTATAACCAAGATATTGATTTAGTGCTGGTTTCCACCTATACCGATTCAACAGACACCAATAACAATAGCCAAAATCTATCGGAACAACGGGCTGAGGTACTGCGCGAATACTTTAAATCGATCGGGTTGCCGGAAGATCGTATTCAAGTGCAGGGCTATGGCAAACGTCGGCCGATTGCCGATAACGCTTCGCCGATTGGTAAAGACAAAAACCGCCGCGTGGTGATTTCACTAGGCCGCACTCAGGTGTGA
- a CDS encoding Na+/H+ antiporter family protein has protein sequence MNPVVISVCVMLLLALMRVNVVVALTFSAVVGGLVAGMSLNETVAAFESGLGGGATIALSYAMLGTFAVAISKSGITDLLAQSVIRRIHGQESHAASTGLKYLVLISLLLMAMASQNVIPVHIAFIPILIPPLLSVFAKLKLDRRLVACVLTFGLITPYMVLPVGFGGIFLNNILLKNLHENGLESITASQVPTAMILPAAGMIFGLLLAVLFSYRKPREYQETELTVVQQESSSINKQHIAIAGVGIVAALAVQLLTGSMIIGALAGFMVFTFGGVIAWKETHDVFTRGVHMMAMIGFIMISAAGFAAVMKATGGVETLVTSLSTSIGDNKALAALLMLVVGLLVTMGIGSSFSTIPIIATIYVPLCLSFGFSPMATVALVGTAAALGDAGSPASDSTLGPTSGLNADGQHEHIWETVVPTFIHYNLPLIVFGWIAAMVL, from the coding sequence ATGAATCCAGTAGTCATTTCCGTTTGTGTCATGCTGCTGCTAGCCCTGATGCGGGTGAACGTCGTGGTTGCTTTGACGTTCAGTGCCGTGGTCGGTGGTTTAGTCGCTGGTATGAGTTTGAATGAAACCGTTGCCGCATTTGAAAGCGGTTTGGGTGGTGGCGCCACGATCGCCCTGAGTTACGCCATGCTTGGCACTTTTGCGGTGGCCATTTCGAAATCGGGGATCACCGATTTACTGGCGCAAAGCGTGATTCGTCGCATTCACGGCCAAGAAAGCCACGCAGCATCAACCGGGTTAAAATACCTCGTACTCATCTCTTTGCTGCTGATGGCGATGGCCTCACAAAACGTCATCCCCGTCCACATTGCCTTTATCCCCATTTTGATCCCGCCGCTCCTGAGTGTCTTTGCTAAGCTGAAACTCGACCGTCGCTTAGTCGCCTGCGTCCTCACTTTTGGCTTGATCACACCTTACATGGTGCTTCCTGTCGGTTTTGGGGGCATTTTCCTCAACAACATTTTGCTAAAAAACCTGCATGAAAATGGTTTGGAAAGCATCACCGCAAGCCAAGTTCCCACGGCGATGATTTTGCCCGCAGCAGGGATGATTTTTGGTCTGTTGCTAGCGGTACTTTTTAGCTATCGCAAACCTCGTGAGTATCAAGAAACGGAATTGACCGTAGTGCAGCAAGAAAGTTCGTCGATCAATAAACAGCATATTGCGATTGCGGGTGTCGGTATTGTGGCTGCATTAGCGGTGCAATTGTTGACGGGGTCAATGATCATCGGCGCACTAGCAGGCTTTATGGTATTCACTTTTGGGGGCGTGATTGCGTGGAAAGAGACGCATGATGTGTTCACAAGAGGCGTGCATATGATGGCGATGATTGGCTTTATCATGATTTCTGCGGCCGGTTTTGCCGCGGTAATGAAAGCCACTGGCGGCGTTGAAACCCTGGTCACTTCGCTTTCCACCAGCATTGGTGACAATAAAGCTCTCGCAGCTCTGCTGATGTTAGTCGTAGGTTTGTTGGTGACTATGGGCATCGGCTCGTCATTCTCAACCATTCCGATCATCGCGACCATCTATGTTCCGCTGTGTCTTTCGTTTGGTTTCTCACCAATGGCTACCGTTGCTCTGGTCGGTACCGCCGCTGCGTTAGGAGATGCAGGCTCTCCTGCGTCCGATTCAACCTTAGGCCCAACATCCGGCCTCAATGCGGATGGTCAGCACGAGCATATTTGGGAAACCGTTGTGCCAACCTTTATTCACTACAATCTGCCACTCATCGTATTCGGTTGGATTGCCGCCATGGTGCTGTAA
- the purF gene encoding amidophosphoribosyltransferase, with amino-acid sequence MCGIVGIVGTTPVNQSIYDALTVLQHRGQDAAGICTIENNRFRLRKANGLVRDVFEAKHMQRLQGNVGIGHVRYPTAGSSSASEAQPFYVNSPFGITLAHNGNLTNANQVRQKLFEKDRRHVNTTSDSEVLLNVLAHEIDTVKGNVTAEDVFRAISNVHRTIRGAYAVAAMIIGHGMIAFRDPHGIRPLCLGKREVNGQLEYMVASESVALDAVGFDFVRDVAPGEAIYATFDGELYTKQCADNPALNPCIFEFVYFARPDSFIDKISVYSARVEMGKRLGERIKNDYSDLDIDVVIPIPETSCDIALQIAQAIDKPYRQGFVKNRYVGRTFIMPGQQQRKKSVRRKLNAIRSEFKDKNVLLVDDSIVRGTTSEQIIEMARDSGAKKVYIVSAAPEIRFPNVYGIDMPSANELIAHGRDNDAICKQIGADALIFQTLEDLVQAVRCGNPDIVKFEASVFNGEYVTGDIDQQYLDFLESMRCDDAKYQREIQQDLANLELHNEGA; translated from the coding sequence ATGTGTGGTATTGTTGGAATCGTGGGTACAACGCCTGTAAACCAGTCAATTTATGACGCTTTGACGGTCTTGCAGCATCGTGGCCAAGATGCCGCGGGTATTTGTACCATAGAAAACAATCGTTTTCGTCTGCGTAAGGCAAACGGATTAGTCAGGGATGTCTTTGAAGCGAAACACATGCAACGCCTGCAAGGCAACGTCGGGATCGGCCATGTGCGTTACCCCACCGCAGGTAGCTCTAGCGCCTCAGAAGCTCAACCTTTCTATGTCAACTCTCCTTTCGGTATCACACTTGCTCACAACGGTAATCTGACCAACGCGAACCAAGTGCGTCAAAAGCTGTTTGAAAAAGACCGTCGTCATGTGAATACCACTTCGGATTCAGAGGTGTTGCTCAACGTACTGGCTCATGAAATTGATACCGTAAAGGGTAATGTCACCGCCGAAGACGTGTTCCGTGCAATCAGCAATGTTCACCGTACCATTCGTGGTGCTTATGCGGTGGCGGCTATGATCATTGGTCACGGTATGATTGCGTTTCGTGACCCACACGGTATTCGCCCATTGTGTCTCGGTAAGCGTGAAGTCAATGGTCAGCTCGAATACATGGTCGCCTCCGAATCGGTCGCACTCGATGCGGTTGGGTTCGACTTCGTGCGAGATGTCGCGCCCGGTGAAGCGATTTATGCCACTTTCGACGGTGAGCTCTACACCAAACAGTGTGCCGATAATCCAGCACTCAACCCATGCATCTTTGAATTTGTCTACTTTGCGCGCCCAGATTCGTTTATCGACAAGATTTCCGTTTACAGCGCTCGTGTAGAGATGGGTAAGCGTTTAGGTGAGCGCATCAAAAACGATTACAGCGATCTCGATATCGATGTAGTGATCCCGATTCCCGAAACCTCTTGTGATATCGCCCTACAAATTGCACAGGCGATTGATAAACCATATCGCCAAGGCTTTGTTAAAAACCGCTATGTTGGCCGAACCTTTATCATGCCGGGTCAGCAGCAACGTAAGAAATCGGTACGCCGCAAACTCAATGCGATTCGCTCAGAGTTTAAAGATAAAAATGTACTACTGGTGGATGATTCTATCGTGCGTGGCACCACCTCAGAGCAGATCATTGAGATGGCTCGTGATTCTGGGGCGAAGAAAGTCTACATCGTCTCTGCTGCCCCTGAGATTCGCTTCCCGAACGTGTATGGTATTGATATGCCAAGTGCCAATGAGCTGATTGCTCATGGTCGTGATAACGATGCCATCTGTAAGCAGATTGGTGCCGATGCCTTGATATTCCAAACCTTAGAGGATTTGGTGCAAGCGGTGCGTTGTGGCAACCCAGATATCGTCAAGTTTGAAGCTTCGGTCTTTAATGGCGAATACGTGACCGGTGACATCGATCAGCAGTACTTAGATTTCCTCGAGTCGATGCGCTGTGATGATGCAAAATATCAACGTGAAATTCAGCAAGATCTGGCTAACCTTGAGCTGCATAACGAAGGCGCTTAA